A DNA window from Deltaproteobacteria bacterium contains the following coding sequences:
- the nadA gene encoding quinolinate synthase NadA has protein sequence METKNRNQDRPMNPALDLEKEILRLKKERNAVILAHFYQESEIQDLADFVEDSLGLARRAQKTNADVIAFAGVDFMAETAKILNPKKKVVVPDLEAGCSLEESCPPEAFAEFKAKHPGHLVISYINCSARVKALSDIICTSSNAEKIVAQIPRDQPIIFAPDRNLGAYLSKKLERPMVLWNGSCMVHEIFSEKKMIQLKEKHPRALVIAHPECEEQVLRHADFIGSTSKLLAFVQESPSEEFIIATEVGILHQMEKLAPGKKLIPAPPDGNCACNECPHMKKNTMEKLYLCLRDLKPEITMPEELRLAALRPLQRMFEMTDF, from the coding sequence ATGGAGACCAAGAACAGAAACCAGGACCGTCCGATGAATCCAGCGCTCGATCTGGAAAAGGAGATCCTCCGCCTCAAAAAAGAACGGAATGCGGTGATCCTCGCCCATTTTTATCAGGAATCCGAGATTCAGGACCTCGCGGACTTTGTCGAAGATAGCCTTGGTCTCGCACGTCGCGCCCAGAAGACGAATGCCGATGTGATCGCGTTTGCCGGCGTCGACTTCATGGCGGAGACCGCAAAAATTCTGAATCCGAAGAAAAAGGTTGTTGTCCCCGATCTCGAGGCGGGGTGTTCCCTAGAAGAGAGTTGCCCGCCGGAGGCGTTCGCTGAATTCAAGGCAAAACATCCGGGGCACCTCGTCATCTCTTATATTAATTGTAGTGCGCGCGTGAAGGCGCTCTCTGACATCATCTGCACCTCGTCGAATGCCGAAAAGATCGTCGCCCAAATTCCAAGAGACCAACCGATCATCTTTGCCCCGGATCGAAACCTCGGCGCCTATCTATCGAAAAAACTCGAACGCCCGATGGTCCTCTGGAACGGTAGCTGCATGGTTCATGAGATCTTTAGTGAAAAAAAGATGATCCAACTAAAAGAAAAACATCCCCGAGCGCTCGTGATCGCGCATCCCGAGTGCGAAGAACAGGTCCTTCGACATGCCGATTTTATCGGTTCCACATCGAAGCTTTTGGCGTTTGTTCAAGAGAGTCCCTCAGAGGAATTTATCATTGCGACTGAAGTAGGCATTTTACATCAGATGGAGAAATTGGCCCCCGGCAAAAAACTGATCCCGGCCCCACCCGATGGAAACTGCGCCTGCAATGAATGTCCCCATATGAAAAAGAATACGATGGAGAAACTCTATCTCTGCTTGCGGGACCTGAAACCGGAAATCACGATGCCTGAAGAGTTGCGCCTCGCCGCCCTCCGCCCGCTTCAGCGGATGTTTGAGATGACTGATTTCTAA
- a CDS encoding thrombospondin type 3 repeat-containing protein produces MKSLLIISATLLPLSLSAADTDGDLVEDGIDNCMTVANEDQADLDRDQIGNSCDEDRDGDGLKNELESGSLLTSPDDWDTDGDSISDYFDCEPFDPVNSLAKQCDQLVEVKPPEINPTTSVLPTGDEDDDGILNETDNCPFVFNPGQQDTDHDRVGDLCDSSTEESLPQKSLPDGIISGSTGPGCALIR; encoded by the coding sequence TTGAAATCATTATTGATTATTTCAGCGACGCTTCTTCCACTATCCCTCAGTGCCGCCGATACCGATGGGGACCTGGTTGAGGATGGGATCGATAACTGCATGACGGTGGCCAATGAGGATCAGGCGGATCTGGATAGGGATCAGATAGGGAACTCATGCGATGAAGATCGGGATGGGGATGGGCTCAAAAATGAACTTGAGTCCGGATCGCTCCTGACAAGCCCCGATGATTGGGATACCGATGGAGACAGCATTTCCGATTATTTTGATTGTGAACCGTTTGATCCTGTAAATTCCCTCGCAAAACAGTGTGACCAGTTGGTCGAAGTCAAACCACCGGAGATTAATCCGACGACCAGCGTTCTCCCGACCGGAGATGAGGATGACGATGGGATTCTGAATGAAACCGACAACTGTCCGTTCGTCTTTAACCCCGGGCAACAGGATACCGATCACGATCGGGTCGGGGATCTTTGCGATTCCTCGACCGAGGAATCTCTCCCTCAAAAATCACTTCCCGATGGGATTATTAGTGGAAGTACGGGCCCTGGCTGCGCCCTCATTCGATAA
- a CDS encoding AbrB/MazE/SpoVT family DNA-binding domain-containing protein produces the protein MENSRKLTKIGNSYGLILPKEVLRLSGIDPKAGCRVAVEKERIIIEPAKHEKNTDNEVARAMVRFIKKYRADLAKLASS, from the coding sequence ATGGAAAATTCCAGAAAATTGACAAAGATCGGTAACAGTTACGGGTTAATCCTTCCCAAGGAGGTACTCCGACTTTCGGGAATTGACCCAAAGGCAGGTTGTCGGGTTGCCGTTGAGAAGGAACGGATCATTATTGAGCCGGCCAAGCATGAAAAGAACACGGACAATGAAGTGGCACGTGCGATGGTTCGATTTATAAAAAAATACCGGGCCGATCTTGCAAAACTCGCCTCCTCGTGA
- a CDS encoding type II toxin-antitoxin system death-on-curing family toxin, producing MIVRYLKIEHVMALHETGIQQFGGIYGIRDKNALDAAIMQPRQSFGGVDLYPTLFTKAAAYAYFISQNHPFLDGNKRTAISAAAVFLDLNGYEIKAPAGAIYKLMINVAEKKFTPEQLATWFYKNSRRKKSSSEVNA from the coding sequence GTGATCGTCCGCTATTTAAAGATCGAACATGTCATGGCCCTGCACGAAACGGGCATTCAGCAATTCGGCGGAATTTACGGAATACGCGACAAGAACGCCCTGGATGCTGCAATCATGCAACCTCGACAATCGTTTGGTGGCGTCGATCTCTATCCAACCCTTTTTACCAAAGCAGCGGCTTATGCCTATTTCATTTCTCAAAATCATCCCTTCCTCGATGGAAACAAGAGAACCGCCATCTCAGCCGCAGCCGTATTTCTCGATTTAAACGGTTATGAAATCAAAGCCCCCGCAGGAGCGATCTACAAGCTGATGATCAATGTGGCTGAAAAGAAGTTTACGCCTGAACAACTGGCAACCTGGTTTTATAAAAATTCCCGCCGTAAAAAATCGTCTTCGGAGGTGAACGCCTAA
- a CDS encoding indolepyruvate/phenylpyruvate decarboxylase, with translation MKTTLSNALIDLLSAKGVSTFFGVPGDYIVQFCLEIEKRKNLKFVPLSTEAGAGFAAQAYARSGASLGVVCVTYGVGGLSMINQVACAYAEMTPLVVISGGPGRQPQEGLLLHHQVKSPRTQLKIYEEVTEYAAVLDNPETAYEEICRAIDVALETMRPVYLELPRDMVDQEILVPKEMTRFKISIDQGGLEEASQEMVEQIQKAERPVLVVGIEVHRRRLREQVVALAEKLGCPVASDFLARGTFPLNHSQYVGTYLGDASESGVQEIVEGSDCLILLGSLMADTNLSYHFLRMDPNKIIHALGHQMTIRHHKYENTSLPLLLEKLLTSPKIRSKKSKFKARQLPRFSLPELTDKPVTTRDIVQITNYFLQNEKQLILIADTGDSIFISYEIQADRVMAPAFYATMGFAIPSGLGVQIGRGERPIILLGDGSFQMTGLEISHCSRYGVNPIVILLNNERWGMLQSILPANYNNLIPWSYSEMARLWGGDGFLVKTPREFKEALWKVYASNRFSLIEVLLQPGDITETLQKYIGDLQKSRKVNSR, from the coding sequence ATGAAGACCACACTTTCAAATGCACTGATCGATCTCCTTTCTGCAAAAGGGGTCTCGACTTTCTTCGGCGTGCCAGGGGATTACATTGTTCAATTCTGTCTGGAGATCGAAAAAAGGAAAAATCTGAAATTTGTCCCGTTGTCGACAGAGGCAGGGGCCGGGTTTGCAGCTCAGGCCTATGCGAGATCCGGGGCCTCTCTGGGGGTTGTCTGTGTGACCTATGGCGTCGGGGGGCTCAGCATGATCAACCAGGTCGCCTGCGCCTATGCCGAAATGACCCCGCTGGTGGTGATCAGTGGTGGTCCGGGGAGACAGCCGCAGGAGGGGCTTCTTCTCCACCATCAGGTGAAATCTCCAAGGACCCAGCTCAAGATCTATGAAGAGGTGACTGAGTACGCTGCGGTCCTGGACAATCCTGAAACCGCATACGAAGAGATCTGTCGAGCAATCGATGTGGCGCTCGAGACGATGAGACCGGTCTATCTCGAACTCCCACGTGACATGGTCGATCAGGAAATTCTTGTCCCCAAGGAAATGACACGATTCAAGATCTCGATTGATCAGGGGGGGCTCGAAGAGGCGTCACAAGAGATGGTGGAGCAGATTCAGAAGGCCGAGAGGCCTGTCCTCGTAGTGGGCATTGAGGTCCACCGCCGTCGTCTCCGGGAACAGGTCGTCGCCCTGGCAGAAAAACTGGGTTGTCCTGTGGCGTCCGATTTTCTCGCGCGTGGGACTTTTCCCTTAAATCATTCTCAATATGTCGGGACTTACCTTGGGGATGCCAGCGAGTCTGGTGTTCAAGAGATTGTCGAGGGATCCGATTGCCTCATTTTGTTGGGATCCCTCATGGCCGATACGAATCTCTCCTACCATTTCCTGAGGATGGATCCGAACAAGATTATTCATGCGCTCGGGCATCAGATGACGATCCGGCATCATAAGTATGAAAATACTTCTCTCCCTCTGCTGCTTGAGAAACTCTTGACCTCCCCCAAGATCCGTTCGAAGAAGTCAAAGTTCAAGGCGAGACAACTCCCACGCTTTTCACTTCCTGAACTGACCGACAAACCAGTCACAACACGCGATATTGTCCAGATCACAAATTATTTTTTGCAGAATGAAAAACAACTAATCCTTATTGCCGATACGGGGGATTCGATTTTTATTTCCTATGAAATCCAGGCTGATCGCGTGATGGCGCCCGCCTTTTATGCGACGATGGGTTTTGCCATTCCTTCCGGACTGGGGGTTCAGATTGGGCGGGGGGAGAGACCGATCATTCTTCTGGGCGACGGTTCCTTTCAGATGACAGGGTTGGAGATTTCGCATTGCTCCCGCTATGGGGTGAACCCGATTGTGATTTTGCTGAATAACGAACGATGGGGGATGCTCCAGTCGATCCTCCCGGCGAATTACAACAATCTGATCCCGTGGTCCTATAGCGAGATGGCGAGACTCTGGGGAGGGGATGGTTTTTTGGTCAAGACACCGAGAGAATTTAAAGAAGCGCTCTGGAAGGTGTATGCCTCGAACCGTTTTTCCTTGATCGAGGTTCTGCTCCAGCCGGGAGATATTACCGAGACACTTCAAAAATATATTGGAGATCTTCAAAAGAGCCGGAAGGTTAATTCACGATAA
- the ligA gene encoding NAD-dependent DNA ligase LigA: MTLKIARMTVKELEEAIRHHNRLYFELQKPEITDYEFDQLVLRLKKLNPDSPVLSEIPPDFSVEQKEFRKVSHTSEMLSLDKCYSEKEIQEWAEKFEGDLIASPKIDGCATEIRYNSKGELILAATRGDGMVGEDITANARMIRDIPQKIPSGPPFSKGGAEIRGEIYMKLSVFKKYKREFANPRNLAAGAIKQKDPRKTRDYQLSFFGYDILGLSLKSEGEKIELLKSFHIPTVEARQIPKEKMQGTYDYFLSKRDSWDYETDGVVFKVNQVKEQERLGFTAHHPRYAIAYKFQGDSGVTTLKDVEWSVARTGVITPVGVVDPVQLSGASVTHVSLHNYGLMKKLGLRKGSKVLMMRRGGVIPNLESVVEAGRGAAIEMPKKCPSCGFATELIDDFVYCTNKGGCRKAKMEELEHFIKVIECDGFGEKLIAQLYENGFVKDPADFYQLKREDLLELERMGEILATKLIGNIQAKRQLPLDLFVRSLGIRELAKHTSKILVREFKTLDRILKVGEEELSAIHTIGPVIAREVVEGLRKRRGVIEKLLRHVTLVGATPRTGSPLREGPFFGKKFLFTGSLLAMERGQAEKLVEGKGGEIAGGVTQDLDYLVVGDGGGAGSKLDKAKKLQAKGGKVQILSEGEWRKWVGL, from the coding sequence ACCCGGACTCGCCTGTCTTGTCTGAAATACCACCTGATTTTTCGGTTGAACAAAAAGAGTTTCGAAAAGTTTCGCATACCTCTGAAATGCTCTCGCTCGATAAGTGTTATAGCGAGAAGGAGATCCAGGAGTGGGCCGAGAAGTTTGAGGGGGATCTCATCGCCTCACCGAAGATCGATGGGTGCGCGACGGAGATTCGGTATAATTCCAAAGGGGAGCTTATTCTCGCTGCAACGCGTGGCGACGGGATGGTCGGGGAGGATATTACTGCGAATGCGAGGATGATCCGAGATATCCCCCAGAAAATCCCCTCCGGCCCCCCTTTTTCAAAGGGGGGAGCGGAAATACGGGGAGAGATTTATATGAAACTCTCCGTCTTCAAGAAGTACAAACGAGAATTTGCCAATCCAAGAAATCTCGCAGCGGGGGCGATCAAGCAAAAGGATCCTCGGAAGACGCGCGACTATCAGCTCTCTTTTTTCGGTTACGACATTCTCGGTCTTTCTTTGAAGTCAGAGGGGGAGAAGATTGAACTCTTGAAGTCCTTTCATATTCCGACGGTAGAGGCTCGTCAGATCCCTAAGGAGAAGATGCAGGGGACCTATGACTATTTCCTCTCGAAGAGGGACTCGTGGGACTATGAAACGGACGGTGTCGTCTTCAAGGTGAATCAGGTGAAGGAGCAGGAGAGGCTCGGATTTACCGCGCACCATCCGCGGTATGCGATCGCCTACAAATTTCAGGGGGATTCCGGTGTGACAACCCTGAAAGATGTGGAATGGAGCGTCGCTCGAACCGGCGTGATTACGCCGGTAGGGGTCGTCGACCCTGTCCAGCTATCCGGGGCCTCTGTGACACACGTTTCTCTCCATAATTACGGATTGATGAAGAAGCTTGGTCTTCGAAAGGGATCAAAGGTTTTGATGATGAGGCGGGGAGGGGTGATCCCGAATCTGGAGTCGGTTGTTGAGGCGGGGAGGGGGGCGGCGATTGAAATGCCGAAGAAATGCCCTTCGTGTGGTTTTGCCACAGAGCTCATTGATGATTTTGTCTATTGTACCAACAAAGGGGGCTGCCGAAAGGCGAAGATGGAGGAGCTCGAGCATTTTATCAAGGTGATCGAATGCGACGGGTTCGGAGAAAAATTAATTGCCCAACTTTACGAAAATGGATTTGTGAAGGACCCGGCCGATTTTTATCAATTGAAGAGAGAGGATCTTCTCGAACTTGAGAGGATGGGGGAAATCCTCGCGACAAAGCTGATTGGAAATATCCAGGCGAAGAGGCAACTCCCGCTCGATCTCTTCGTGCGATCCCTTGGCATTCGTGAGTTGGCGAAGCATACCTCAAAGATTCTCGTTCGTGAGTTCAAGACGCTTGACCGGATATTGAAGGTTGGCGAGGAGGAGCTCTCGGCGATCCACACGATCGGGCCGGTGATTGCGCGGGAGGTGGTGGAGGGGTTGAGGAAGAGGAGAGGGGTGATAGAGAAATTGTTGCGTCACGTGACGCTGGTAGGGGCGACCCCGCGCACGGGGTCGCCCCTACGAGAAGGGCCATTTTTCGGCAAAAAATTCCTCTTCACCGGTTCGCTTCTCGCCATGGAACGTGGGCAGGCGGAAAAATTAGTCGAGGGAAAAGGAGGAGAGATCGCGGGTGGGGTGACGCAGGATCTTGACTATCTCGTGGTTGGAGACGGAGGGGGAGCTGGTTCCAAACTCGACAAGGCCAAAAAGCTTCAGGCAAAAGGGGGGAAGGTCCAGATTCTCTCTGAGGGGGAGTGGAGGAAATGGGTAGGACTTTAG